A genome region from Sphingobium sp. WTD-1 includes the following:
- a CDS encoding 1-deoxy-D-xylulose-5-phosphate reductoisomerase, producing MRSVSVFGATGSVGMSTLDLIQREPDAYEVIALTANRDVAGLAAAARAVGAKIAVVADEAHYGALKDALAGSGVEAAAGEGALVDAAAAGADWTMAAIVGCAGLKPTIAALQAGGTVALANKESLVSAGALMMQAATASGATLLPVDSEHNAIFQCLAGSSLDDVARIILTASGGPFRTLGYEDMRAITPAQAVAHPNWSMGAKISVDSATMMNKGLELIEAAHLFPVGLDRIEILVHPQSVIHSMVEYRDRSTLAQLGSPDMRIPIAHALAWPARIATPCQLLDLARIGRLDFEAPDDRRFPALRLARAAAQAGDASAAILNAANEVAVAAFLAGRIGFLDIAMIVEDVLNRYSAPMPACMDDVLHADATARVMAGDVMERLTV from the coding sequence ATGCGGAGCGTTTCCGTCTTCGGCGCCACCGGATCGGTCGGCATGTCGACGCTGGACCTGATCCAGCGCGAACCCGATGCCTATGAAGTCATCGCCCTGACCGCCAATCGCGATGTCGCCGGCCTTGCCGCCGCCGCGCGCGCTGTCGGTGCGAAGATCGCCGTGGTCGCGGACGAAGCCCATTATGGCGCGCTCAAGGACGCGCTCGCCGGATCGGGTGTCGAGGCGGCGGCGGGCGAGGGCGCGCTGGTCGATGCCGCAGCGGCGGGGGCCGACTGGACCATGGCGGCGATCGTCGGCTGCGCGGGTCTCAAGCCCACCATCGCTGCGTTGCAGGCCGGCGGCACGGTGGCGCTCGCCAACAAGGAGTCGCTGGTGTCGGCCGGCGCGCTGATGATGCAGGCGGCGACCGCATCGGGCGCGACGCTGCTGCCGGTGGACAGCGAGCATAATGCGATCTTCCAGTGCCTGGCGGGCAGCAGCCTGGACGATGTCGCGCGCATCATCCTGACCGCGAGCGGCGGACCGTTCCGGACCCTGGGCTATGAGGATATGCGCGCGATCACCCCGGCGCAGGCGGTGGCCCATCCCAACTGGTCGATGGGCGCGAAGATCAGCGTCGACAGCGCGACGATGATGAACAAGGGGCTGGAACTGATCGAGGCGGCGCATCTCTTCCCGGTCGGGCTCGACCGGATCGAGATATTGGTCCACCCGCAATCGGTGATCCATTCGATGGTCGAATATCGCGACCGGTCCACTTTGGCACAGCTCGGTTCGCCCGACATGCGCATCCCGATCGCCCATGCGCTGGCCTGGCCGGCGCGGATCGCCACGCCCTGCCAGCTGCTCGACCTGGCCCGGATCGGCCGTCTGGATTTCGAGGCGCCCGACGATCGGCGTTTCCCCGCGCTGCGCCTGGCGCGCGCGGCGGCGCAGGCCGGCGACGCATCGGCCGCCATCCTCAACGCCGCCAACGAGGTCGCCGTGGCGGCCTTTCTGGCCGGCCGCATCGGCTTCCTTGATATCGCCATGATTGTGGAGGATGTTCTCAACCGCTATAGCGCGCCGATGCCTGCCTGCATGGATGATGTCCTGCACGCCGACGCAACGGCACGGGTTATGGCGGGTGATGTGATGGAAAGATTGACGGTTTGA
- a CDS encoding phosphatidate cytidylyltransferase, whose product MSSELRTRTIVGLGLIAVAVGALVFGGFVFWMLLSIAGVLMMGEWGMLTGASSDQRKMAMYAVSVPLAILCPVAAGVSWLGFGLMMGAFFFVLISSRSLKLALGILYICLPVMALLFLRGQAPDSHGLLLAFWALGLVWATDIGAYFAGRSIGGPKLAPRVSPSKTWSGLGGGVLAALLTGFLLYRFADLPIQLAAASGLLAVAAQLGDLLESAMKRRAGVKDSSNLLPGHGGVMDRLDGVVAAAPLAALLYLVLAGA is encoded by the coding sequence ATGTCGAGTGAATTGCGGACTCGCACGATCGTTGGCCTTGGCCTGATTGCCGTCGCCGTCGGCGCGCTGGTTTTTGGTGGCTTCGTCTTCTGGATGCTGCTGTCGATCGCCGGTGTGCTGATGATGGGCGAATGGGGCATGCTGACCGGCGCCTCGTCCGATCAGCGCAAGATGGCGATGTATGCCGTCTCGGTGCCGCTGGCGATCCTCTGCCCGGTGGCGGCGGGCGTGTCCTGGCTCGGTTTCGGGCTGATGATGGGCGCCTTCTTCTTCGTCCTCATCTCCAGCCGCTCGCTCAAGCTGGCGCTCGGCATTCTCTACATCTGCCTGCCGGTGATGGCGCTGCTGTTCCTGCGTGGGCAGGCGCCCGACAGCCATGGCCTCCTGCTTGCCTTCTGGGCGCTCGGTCTGGTCTGGGCTACCGATATCGGCGCCTATTTTGCTGGCCGCTCGATCGGTGGGCCCAAGCTGGCGCCGCGGGTCAGCCCGTCCAAGACCTGGTCGGGCCTGGGTGGCGGCGTGCTCGCGGCCCTGCTCACGGGCTTCCTTCTCTATCGTTTTGCCGACCTGCCGATCCAGCTTGCGGCGGCGAGCGGTCTGCTGGCCGTGGCGGCCCAGCTTGGCGATCTGCTCGAAAGCGCGATGAAGCGCCGCGCCGGCGTCAAGGACAGCAGCAATCTCCTGCCCGGCCATGGCGGTGTGATGGACCGGCTCGACGGCGTGGTGGCGGCCGCGCCGCTCGCCGCCTTGCTCTATCTGGTCCTGGCGGGCGCCTGA
- the bamA gene encoding outer membrane protein assembly factor BamA has protein sequence MNSSKGQRPIIAALLATTMIAGLSAVPAMAQNAAPAAAPIAASTANTPEGTIRSITVTGTQRLEQDTVMSYTKLRVGQAFSQESLDQALRDLYETELFADVQIRNDGGALTVEVKENPVINRIVLEGNKRLKDDKIRPEIKLAPRQIYTRSKVRADVARIVELYRRQGRFAATIEPKMVQLDQNRVDIVFEISEGPKSKVRQINIIGNEKFKDGELRGQMVTKQSRWFRIFSSGTSYDPDRLAYDQQKLRQFYLTEGYADFRVISAVAELTPDKQDFIITYVVEEGDRYKFGDVKVESDIRDLSGDALTRRLPMKKGDWYNAKQVEDTVDTLSETAGLFGYAFAQVEPDFNRSKDDLTMGINFRIANAPRVYVERVDINGNTLTQDKVVRREFRLAEGDAFNSFLVKRSKDRINSLGFFQEKLDIEQKPGSAPDRIVLETNVQEKSTGELSLSAGYSSLERFIISASITQRNFRGKGQELRTSVNYSAYSKSVEVGFTEPYFMDKNIALGGDIYRRDLNSFRYLSNNDRDTTYEQTTTGFQLRAGVPITEYVSLALRYTLNFDDVTLDKDTYYTDGVCDPLLAGRYLCDAIGKRTTSSIGYSLIYDTRDNRIRPTRGQTVTLSQDFAGLGGDVRYIRTRANAAKYWGLGGGFIFSLSGEGGYIHSLQGTRYDATGAEVDPIRLTDRFFLGEPQMRGFDIRGVGPRVKRYYLVSQTNDDGSTSYVRQTGNNNVSDDALGGRVYYMARAEMEIPLGSGAREMGLRPSIFADVGAVAGLKNPGTINFAGYCSDSTGSLSTVRATGTAASPVCPVGYDTKSGMFEEDYLGDTLKPRLSVGFGVNWNSPFGPFRIDIAKALLKEPGDDNKLITFNVGTQF, from the coding sequence ATGAACAGCAGCAAGGGCCAGCGTCCGATCATCGCGGCCCTGTTGGCCACGACGATGATTGCGGGCCTGTCGGCCGTGCCGGCGATGGCCCAGAACGCCGCCCCGGCGGCTGCGCCGATCGCGGCGTCCACGGCCAATACGCCCGAAGGCACGATCCGCAGCATCACCGTGACCGGCACCCAGCGTCTGGAGCAGGACACGGTCATGTCCTACACCAAGCTGCGCGTGGGCCAGGCCTTCAGCCAGGAATCGCTCGATCAGGCGCTGCGCGACCTGTATGAGACCGAACTCTTCGCCGACGTCCAGATCCGCAACGATGGCGGCGCGCTGACCGTCGAGGTGAAGGAAAACCCCGTCATCAACCGTATCGTCCTTGAAGGTAATAAGCGCCTGAAGGACGACAAGATCCGTCCCGAAATAAAACTGGCGCCGCGCCAGATCTATACCCGCTCCAAGGTCCGCGCCGACGTCGCCCGCATCGTAGAGCTGTATCGCCGCCAGGGCCGCTTCGCCGCGACGATCGAGCCCAAGATGGTCCAGCTGGACCAGAACCGCGTCGACATCGTGTTCGAAATCTCGGAAGGGCCCAAGTCCAAGGTCCGCCAGATCAACATCATCGGCAACGAGAAGTTCAAGGACGGCGAACTGCGCGGCCAGATGGTGACCAAGCAGTCGCGCTGGTTCCGCATCTTCTCCTCGGGCACCAGCTATGACCCGGATCGCCTGGCCTATGACCAGCAGAAGCTGCGCCAATTCTACCTGACCGAAGGCTATGCCGATTTCCGCGTGATCTCGGCCGTCGCGGAACTGACGCCTGACAAGCAGGACTTCATCATCACTTATGTGGTCGAGGAAGGGGATCGCTACAAGTTTGGCGACGTGAAGGTCGAATCCGATATTCGCGACCTGTCGGGCGATGCGCTGACCCGCCGCCTGCCGATGAAGAAGGGCGACTGGTACAATGCCAAGCAGGTCGAGGACACGGTCGACACGCTGAGCGAAACCGCCGGCCTGTTCGGCTATGCCTTCGCCCAGGTCGAACCCGACTTCAATCGGTCGAAGGACGACCTGACGATGGGGATCAACTTCCGCATCGCCAATGCCCCGCGCGTCTATGTCGAGCGCGTCGACATCAACGGCAACACGCTGACCCAGGACAAGGTCGTCCGCCGCGAGTTCCGCCTGGCCGAAGGCGACGCCTTCAACAGCTTCCTGGTCAAGCGCTCGAAGGACCGCATCAACTCGCTCGGCTTCTTCCAGGAGAAGCTGGACATCGAGCAGAAGCCTGGTTCGGCGCCCGACCGCATCGTGCTGGAAACCAATGTCCAGGAAAAGTCGACTGGCGAACTCTCGCTTTCGGCCGGTTACTCCTCGCTCGAACGCTTCATCATCTCGGCGTCGATCACCCAGCGCAACTTCCGCGGCAAGGGCCAGGAACTGCGCACCTCGGTCAATTATTCGGCTTATTCCAAGTCGGTCGAAGTGGGCTTCACCGAGCCCTATTTCATGGACAAGAATATCGCGCTGGGCGGCGACATCTATCGCCGCGACCTCAACAGCTTCCGTTATCTCAGCAATAACGACCGCGATACCACCTATGAACAGACCACGACCGGCTTCCAGCTGCGTGCCGGCGTGCCGATCACCGAATATGTGTCGCTGGCGCTGCGCTACACGCTGAACTTCGACGACGTGACGCTGGACAAGGACACTTATTATACCGACGGCGTCTGCGACCCGCTGCTGGCGGGCCGCTATCTCTGCGACGCCATCGGCAAGCGCACCACCTCGTCGATCGGTTACTCGCTGATATACGATACCCGCGACAACCGCATCCGTCCGACCCGTGGTCAGACCGTCACGCTCAGCCAGGACTTTGCCGGCCTCGGCGGCGACGTCCGCTACATCCGCACCCGCGCCAATGCCGCCAAATATTGGGGCCTGGGCGGCGGCTTCATCTTCTCGCTGTCGGGCGAGGGCGGCTATATCCACAGCCTCCAGGGCACGCGCTATGACGCCACCGGCGCCGAAGTCGACCCGATCCGCCTGACCGACCGCTTCTTCCTGGGCGAACCGCAGATGCGCGGCTTCGACATTCGCGGCGTTGGTCCGCGCGTGAAGCGCTATTATCTGGTTTCGCAGACCAATGATGACGGTTCCACCAGCTATGTCCGTCAGACCGGCAACAATAATGTGTCGGATGACGCGCTGGGTGGCCGCGTCTATTATATGGCCCGCGCCGAAATGGAGATTCCGCTGGGTTCGGGTGCCCGTGAAATGGGCCTGCGTCCGTCGATCTTCGCGGATGTCGGCGCTGTTGCCGGCCTGAAGAATCCGGGCACCATCAACTTTGCGGGCTATTGCTCCGACTCTACCGGTTCGCTGAGCACCGTCCGTGCGACCGGCACGGCGGCCAGCCCGGTCTGCCCTGTTGGCTATGACACCAAGAGCGGCATGTTCGAGGAAGATTATCTGGGCGACACGCTGAAACCGCGTTTGTCCGTGGGCTTCGGTGTCAACTGGAACTCGCCCTTTGGGCCGTTCCGCATCGACATCGCCAAGGCCCTGCTCAAGGAACCAGGGGACGACAACAAACTCATCACCTTCAACGTAGGGACTCAATTCTGA
- the rseP gene encoding RIP metalloprotease RseP yields the protein MIHNPGFLLTILAFVAVIGPLVFVHELGHYLVGRWCGVKAEAFSIGFGPEIAAWVDRRGTRWRLAALPLGGYVRFKGDMNAASQTDPKWLEMSAQDRAESFPAKPLWQRAAIVAAGPAINFLFAILILAAFAFLHGESRTPAVAGSVQPGSAAAAAGIKVGDRIVSFNGRTMTTYTDMVMYTRIRPGEPVGVVVDRGGREFTVRAKIGVAMDDDGFGEKFRVGRLGIGPGEPVIEQVSLLRAPVVAIERTGQIIRTMVETLGQVIGGDRSVKELGGPLKIAQVSGQAATLGLESFIFFIALISINLGFINLLPIPMLDGGHLLFYGVEAVQRRPVSPQVQDWAYRSGLALLMTVMLLVTFNDLSSFGLWERLSGLIG from the coding sequence TTGATCCACAATCCCGGTTTCCTGTTGACCATCTTGGCTTTCGTGGCGGTCATCGGGCCGCTCGTTTTCGTGCATGAGCTGGGTCATTATCTGGTCGGACGCTGGTGCGGGGTGAAGGCGGAGGCCTTCTCGATCGGCTTCGGCCCGGAAATCGCCGCCTGGGTGGACAGGCGCGGCACGCGCTGGCGCCTCGCGGCGCTGCCGCTGGGCGGCTATGTCCGCTTCAAGGGCGACATGAACGCGGCCAGTCAGACCGATCCCAAATGGCTGGAAATGTCGGCGCAGGATCGCGCCGAAAGCTTCCCGGCCAAGCCGCTGTGGCAGCGCGCGGCGATCGTCGCCGCCGGCCCGGCGATCAATTTCCTCTTCGCCATCCTGATCCTTGCTGCCTTCGCCTTCCTGCACGGCGAAAGCCGGACCCCGGCGGTCGCGGGTTCGGTCCAGCCTGGCAGCGCCGCTGCGGCAGCGGGTATTAAGGTTGGCGATCGCATCGTGTCGTTCAATGGTCGCACCATGACGACCTACACAGACATGGTGATGTATACCCGCATTCGTCCGGGCGAGCCCGTGGGCGTTGTCGTGGATCGTGGCGGGCGCGAATTTACCGTTCGGGCCAAGATCGGCGTCGCAATGGACGATGACGGTTTCGGTGAGAAATTTCGTGTTGGCCGCTTGGGCATCGGGCCGGGCGAACCGGTGATTGAGCAGGTCAGCCTGTTGCGCGCGCCCGTGGTGGCGATCGAGCGGACGGGTCAGATCATCCGCACCATGGTGGAGACGCTGGGCCAGGTGATCGGCGGCGACCGTTCGGTCAAGGAACTGGGCGGGCCGCTCAAGATCGCGCAGGTATCGGGGCAGGCGGCGACGCTGGGGCTGGAGAGCTTCATCTTCTTCATCGCCCTCATCTCGATTAACTTGGGGTTCATCAACCTCTTGCCAATTCCCATGCTGGATGGCGGGCATCTGCTTTTCTATGGGGTGGAGGCAGTGCAACGGCGGCCGGTGAGCCCGCAGGTGCAGGATTGGGCCTATCGGTCGGGTCTGGCGCTGCTGATGACGGTCATGTTGCTGGTGACCTTCAACGATTTGTCGTCTTTCGGATTGTGGGAGCGGCTGTCCGGCTTGATCGGCTGA
- the frr gene encoding ribosome recycling factor, which produces MAQYNKSDLERRMAGAIEALKGDLTGLRTGRANVQLLDPVMVTVYGANMPLNQVATVSAPEPRMLSVQVWDKANVGPCDKAIRSAGLGLNPIVDGQTLRLPIPDLTEERRKELAKLASKYAEGARVAVRNVRRDGMDSLKTDEKKGEISEDERKRLETEVQKLTDATIVDIDAAASAKEKEILGQ; this is translated from the coding sequence ATGGCCCAGTATAACAAGTCCGACCTCGAACGCCGCATGGCCGGCGCGATCGAAGCGCTGAAGGGCGATCTCACCGGTCTGCGCACCGGCCGCGCCAATGTGCAGCTGCTCGATCCCGTCATGGTCACCGTCTATGGCGCCAACATGCCGCTGAACCAGGTCGCCACCGTGTCGGCGCCTGAGCCGCGCATGCTGTCGGTTCAGGTGTGGGACAAGGCCAATGTCGGCCCCTGCGACAAGGCGATCCGCTCGGCGGGCCTGGGCCTCAACCCGATCGTCGACGGCCAGACGCTGCGCCTGCCGATCCCGGACCTCACCGAGGAACGCCGCAAGGAACTGGCCAAGCTCGCCAGCAAATATGCCGAAGGCGCGCGCGTCGCCGTCCGCAACGTCCGTCGCGACGGCATGGACAGCCTGAAGACCGACGAGAAGAAGGGCGAGATCAGCGAAGACGAGCGCAAGCGTCTGGAAACCGAAGTCCAGAAGCTGACCGACGCCACCATCGTGGATATCGACGCGGCCGCTTCGGCCAAGGAAAAGGAAATCCTCGGCCAGTAA
- a CDS encoding shikimate kinase has translation MQRNSKFPESKAKRGPIVLIGMMGVGKSTVGRRLAARLGLSFVDADEEIERAAGMSVSEIFARYGEAHFRDGERRVIARLMDGVPKVIATGGGAFMQDETRALILDHATTIWLDADIEVLVDRVSRREGRPLLKDRDPRIVLTELAAVRNPIYALAPIHVKSIAAPHEVAVDRILEQLSAWH, from the coding sequence ATGCAGCGAAACAGCAAATTCCCGGAGAGCAAAGCCAAGCGCGGCCCGATCGTGCTGATCGGCATGATGGGCGTGGGCAAATCCACCGTCGGCCGGCGCCTTGCCGCGCGCCTGGGCCTGAGCTTCGTCGATGCCGATGAAGAGATTGAGCGGGCCGCTGGCATGAGCGTGAGCGAGATCTTCGCCCGCTATGGCGAGGCCCATTTCCGCGATGGCGAGCGCCGGGTGATCGCCCGGCTGATGGACGGCGTGCCCAAGGTGATCGCGACCGGCGGCGGCGCCTTCATGCAGGACGAGACCCGCGCGCTGATCCTGGACCATGCCACCACCATCTGGCTGGATGCCGATATCGAGGTGCTGGTCGACCGCGTGTCGCGCCGCGAAGGGCGCCCGCTGCTCAAGGATCGCGACCCGCGCATCGTGCTGACCGAGCTGGCGGCCGTCCGCAACCCCATCTACGCGCTGGCGCCGATCCATGTGAAGAGCATCGCCGCGCCGCACGAGGTCGCCGTCGACCGCATCCTGGAGCAGCTATCCGCATGGCACTAG
- a CDS encoding OmpH family outer membrane protein, which produces MKTFIKALALGIAPVTAIALTAAPAAAQSKQGIAVVDLQRAVATSAAYSTARTQIQTTYKAQIDSFTARKTAIDTDLKTKGDALQAALKAAGGKPTPAIETQYQQFQQSQQTAQAELQRLGQPIALANAYVEEQITAKLSDALKAAMTKAKVDLVLSPDATVSYQPTVDITASVVTELNTLVPSVGITPPAGWQPGGRQGQAAAPAAAAPAPANPAQAPKSR; this is translated from the coding sequence ATGAAGACGTTTATCAAGGCTCTGGCGCTCGGTATCGCGCCTGTCACCGCCATCGCTCTGACCGCAGCGCCAGCCGCTGCCCAGTCGAAGCAGGGCATCGCTGTCGTCGATCTGCAGCGCGCGGTTGCCACCAGCGCCGCCTATTCGACCGCCCGCACCCAGATCCAGACCACCTACAAGGCGCAGATCGACAGCTTCACCGCGCGCAAGACCGCGATCGACACTGATCTCAAGACCAAGGGCGACGCCCTGCAGGCCGCGCTGAAGGCGGCCGGCGGCAAGCCGACCCCCGCGATCGAAACCCAGTATCAGCAGTTCCAGCAGTCGCAGCAGACCGCGCAGGCCGAACTGCAGCGCCTGGGCCAGCCGATCGCGCTCGCCAACGCCTATGTCGAGGAACAGATCACCGCCAAGCTGTCGGACGCGCTGAAGGCCGCCATGACCAAGGCGAAGGTCGACCTGGTCCTGTCGCCCGACGCGACCGTGTCCTATCAGCCGACCGTCGACATCACCGCTTCGGTCGTGACCGAACTCAACACGCTGGTGCCCAGCGTCGGCATCACCCCGCCCGCCGGCTGGCAGCCGGGCGGTCGTCAGGGCCAGGCTGCGGCCCCGGCCGCTGCCGCTCCGGCCCCCGCCAACCCGGCGCAGGCGCCCAAGTCGCGCTGA
- the aroB gene encoding 3-dehydroquinate synthase, translating to MALVPVALGARSYDIVIEQGALDRAADHLARYARGGRLVVVTDTHVAAAQLPRLDASLRRANIVIEPIILPAGEQTKSWRHLEELLDALLALEIERGDHVIALGGGVIGDLVGFASSILKRGCHFVQLPTTLLAQVDSSVGGKTAINARAGKNLIGSFYQPSLVLIDPSVLDSLPLRETRAGYAEVVKYGLIDDPDFFAWCEANADRLLAGDAEARTYAIERSVRAKAAIVADDERETTGRRALLNLGHTFGHALEADTGFSDMLLHGEGVAAGMALAFRYSARLGLCSASDAERVTAHLKAIGLPHDLASAHVTADGAALVAHMLHDKKMAAGTLPFLLARGIGQTFLSKDVVLDDVAAFLDADRAGA from the coding sequence ATGGCACTAGTCCCCGTCGCGCTGGGCGCACGCAGCTATGACATCGTCATCGAACAGGGCGCGCTCGACCGTGCGGCCGACCATCTGGCACGCTATGCCCGTGGCGGGCGGCTGGTGGTCGTCACCGACACCCATGTCGCGGCGGCGCAACTGCCCCGGCTCGACGCCAGCCTGCGCCGGGCCAATATCGTCATCGAACCGATCATCCTGCCAGCGGGCGAACAGACCAAGAGCTGGCGCCATCTGGAGGAACTGCTCGACGCGCTGCTGGCCCTGGAGATCGAGCGTGGCGACCATGTGATCGCGCTGGGCGGCGGCGTGATCGGCGACCTGGTCGGCTTTGCGTCCTCTATCCTGAAGCGCGGCTGCCATTTCGTGCAGCTGCCCACCACCCTGCTGGCACAGGTCGACAGCTCGGTCGGCGGCAAGACCGCGATCAACGCGCGCGCCGGCAAGAATCTGATCGGCAGCTTCTACCAGCCCAGCCTGGTGCTGATCGACCCGTCGGTGCTCGACAGCCTGCCGCTGCGCGAAACCCGCGCCGGCTATGCCGAGGTGGTCAAATATGGCCTGATCGACGATCCCGACTTCTTCGCCTGGTGCGAGGCCAATGCCGACCGGCTGCTGGCCGGCGACGCGGAAGCCCGCACCTATGCGATCGAGCGCAGCGTGCGCGCCAAGGCAGCGATCGTCGCCGATGACGAGCGCGAGACGACCGGCCGCCGCGCCCTGCTGAACCTGGGCCACACGTTCGGCCATGCGCTGGAGGCCGATACCGGCTTTTCCGACATGCTGCTCCATGGCGAGGGCGTGGCCGCCGGCATGGCGCTTGCCTTCCGCTATTCGGCGCGCCTTGGCCTGTGCAGCGCATCGGACGCGGAACGCGTCACCGCGCATCTGAAGGCGATCGGCCTGCCCCATGACCTGGCCAGCGCCCATGTGACCGCCGACGGCGCGGCGCTGGTAGCCCATATGCTGCACGACAAGAAGATGGCGGCGGGCACCCTGCCCTTCCTGCTGGCGCGCGGCATCGGCCAGACCTTCCTGTCGAAGGATGTGGTGCTGGACGATGTGGCGGCGTTCCTCGACGCGGATCGCGCCGGCGCCTGA
- the rpmE gene encoding 50S ribosomal protein L31, with product MKADTHPDYHFITVQMTDGTTFQTRSTWGKEGDTMALDIDPKSHPAWTGGNRQLDTGGQVARFNKRFGGLTLKK from the coding sequence ATGAAGGCCGATACCCACCCCGATTACCACTTCATCACTGTCCAGATGACCGACGGCACCACCTTCCAGACCCGCTCGACCTGGGGCAAGGAAGGCGACACGATGGCGCTCGACATCGACCCCAAGTCGCACCCGGCCTGGACCGGTGGCAACCGCCAGCTGGACACCGGTGGCCAGGTTGCGCGCTTCAACAAGCGCTTTGGCGGCCTGACGCTGAAGAAGTAA
- a CDS encoding isoprenyl transferase, producing the protein MATQAKPDLTSAAPAHGARHVAIIMDGNGRWAKKRLLPRIAGHRAGVEAVRRVARAAQDMGLECLTLYAFSSENWKRPAAEVSDLMGLLRHFIQSDIDEFHANGVRLRVIGNYKALEPGLVELIESAMARTAANTGPVIAIALNYGAQDEMVRAAQRLAQRVASGALSAENIGIEAIDAELYTADLPPLDLLIRTSGEQRLSNFMLWQAAYAELYFTDMLWPDFDGRALAQALDAFRMRDRRFGGL; encoded by the coding sequence ATGGCCACACAAGCCAAGCCCGATCTTACCAGCGCTGCGCCTGCCCATGGTGCGCGTCATGTCGCCATCATCATGGACGGCAATGGCCGCTGGGCGAAGAAGCGGCTGTTGCCGCGCATCGCCGGCCATCGCGCCGGGGTGGAAGCGGTGCGCCGCGTCGCCCGCGCGGCGCAGGATATGGGCCTTGAATGCCTGACGCTCTATGCTTTCTCTTCGGAGAACTGGAAGCGTCCGGCGGCCGAAGTGTCCGACCTGATGGGGCTGCTGCGCCATTTCATCCAGTCGGATATCGATGAATTCCATGCCAATGGCGTGCGGCTGCGGGTGATCGGCAACTACAAGGCGCTCGAGCCTGGCCTGGTCGAGTTGATCGAAAGCGCGATGGCGCGCACCGCCGCCAACACTGGCCCGGTGATTGCGATCGCGCTCAACTATGGCGCGCAGGACGAGATGGTGCGCGCGGCGCAGCGTCTGGCGCAGCGGGTGGCGAGCGGTGCATTGTCGGCCGAGAATATCGGCATCGAGGCGATCGATGCCGAACTCTACACCGCCGACCTGCCGCCGCTCGACCTGCTGATCCGCACCTCGGGCGAACAGCGGCTCAGCAATTTCATGCTGTGGCAGGCGGCTTATGCCGAACTCTATTTTACCGATATGCTCTGGCCCGATTTCGATGGCCGGGCATTGGCGCAGGCGCTCGACGCCTTCCGCATGAGGGACCGCCGTTTCGGCGGACTGTGA
- the fabZ gene encoding 3-hydroxyacyl-ACP dehydratase FabZ, translated as MTGEVDNKEARGPMDIRRVMAALPHRYPMLLVDRVTSLVPSQSIHAIKAVSMNEPFFQGHFPGRPIMPGVLIVEAMAQAAGVLVVDSLGLADSGKLVYFMSIDGAKFRTPVEPGCLLDLHVEVTQMRGAVCKFAGRALIDGKLAAEANFVAMIADPPKD; from the coding sequence ATGACCGGAGAGGTTGATAACAAGGAAGCCCGTGGCCCGATGGATATCCGTCGGGTCATGGCTGCCCTGCCGCATCGCTACCCGATGCTGCTGGTAGACCGCGTGACGTCGCTGGTGCCGAGCCAGTCGATCCACGCGATCAAGGCGGTGTCGATGAACGAGCCCTTCTTCCAGGGCCATTTCCCCGGCCGGCCGATCATGCCGGGCGTGCTGATCGTCGAGGCCATGGCCCAGGCGGCCGGCGTGCTGGTGGTCGATTCGCTGGGGCTCGCGGATTCGGGCAAGCTCGTCTATTTCATGAGCATCGACGGTGCGAAGTTCCGCACCCCGGTGGAGCCGGGCTGCCTGCTCGACCTGCATGTCGAAGTGACGCAGATGCGCGGCGCGGTCTGCAAGTTCGCCGGGCGTGCGCTGATCGACGGCAAGCTGGCGGCGGAAGCCAATTTCGTCGCGATGATCGCCGATCCGCCCAAGGACTGA